Below is a genomic region from Flammeovirgaceae bacterium SG7u.111.
CTTTTCTTTCAATCCTTCTATAAGGTTGATCATTGAGCGGTTTGCCCCAAGCATTTTGCTGTAATGAGTAAAAAAGAGGATTTTCATGAGGAGGGCTAATCTATTCTGCAATTACCGGTTCGGCCATAGTTTCGTAAAAATCTTCGGTAATTGCAGGGCTGTCAAAGTTTTCCCAAATGATTATTGACCTTTCATTTTCAGGGCGTTCTTCCCATTTTTTTTCTACCATTATCGGTGCGGGGATTTCATTCGCCTCGCCCCAGCTAGGATTCTTTACAATTGCTACGGCTACCATGTCGAAAAGTGCTCTTGAAGGAGGGTTTCCATGCAGGTCAATGTGTTCGAATAGGTCTACCGCATAGTCGCCAAAGTTGGTGAAAGCACCACCATGCCTGCCTTCAATAGGTTCTGAAGTAGGACCAGCACCCGGCATTTTATCAGCAATTTCGGCAGGGGTAGCTCTTACGGCATCCGAACCGCTTGATTTGCCATAGCGGACCATTACCATTTCAAAAGGCACATCTTGGTCTAAAATATAATTCATGGAAGGAATATCATTTTCAAGGTTGTATTCGCCTGGCTCAGGGTAGTTTGAGCCTAACCACACAATTCTGACCTTGTCTTTTATATCGGGAGCTTTTATTAGTGCCAAAGCGATGTTGGTCAACTTGCCCACTGGCAGTAGAACTAATTTTTGCTTGCGAAGCTTTCTTGCTTCGGCAATGATAAATTCTACTGCATCACTTCCATCGTAATTGGCGTCGTTTATCGAACTTCTTATTTCTTCAAAAGAAGCACTTGCACCTGAATACAATGGGATTTTACCCTCTACTCCGCAGAGCTGCATAACCCGTTCAGCCTCTTCGAATTGCTCTTCTATTCCCCCGCCGTTATTGGTTACATTCACCGTTACGCCAACTACATCAAATACATCTCCGTTAAAAAACGCATAAGCCAAGGCATGCTGATCATCCAGTTCGTTGTTTGCATCCGTATCGATCAAAATGGGTATTTTGGTTGATTTAGCTC
It encodes:
- a CDS encoding nucleoside hydrolase; protein product: MKRSTFTSLFLSLFLSLIFIGCSKNEQKKEEQAPPTLDQRAKSTKIPILIDTDANNELDDQHALAYAFFNGDVFDVVGVTVNVTNNGGGIEEQFEEAERVMQLCGVEGKIPLYSGASASFEEIRSSINDANYDGSDAVEFIIAEARKLRKQKLVLLPVGKLTNIALALIKAPDIKDKVRIVWLGSNYPEPGEYNLENDIPSMNYILDQDVPFEMVMVRYGKSSGSDAVRATPAEIADKMPGAGPTSEPIEGRHGGAFTNFGDYAVDLFEHIDLHGNPPSRALFDMVAVAIVKNPSWGEANEIPAPIMVEKKWEERPENERSIIIWENFDSPAITEDFYETMAEPVIAE